A genome region from Mastacembelus armatus chromosome 8, fMasArm1.2, whole genome shotgun sequence includes the following:
- the gucy2ca gene encoding heat-stable enterotoxin receptor isoform X2, whose amino-acid sequence MNDSDFLPYLPDLNFTLTATFDGFNTSAYKRQGCGSSTCEGVAILKLLHKAGEVGCVMLGPSCTYATFQLVDDDIGLSLSIPIISAGSFGLSCDYKTNLTRILPPARKISALFYHFIKESLPFKDVWKQVYVYKKVINASEDCFWYINALEAPSANFATKTNRVMLRGEDELKAALTSSNRHSNIFILCGGPDDIISIKGKVGPIHKDIIFILLDIFNHEYYINTTASKGLEDVLVVTLPRRKYEYGSSVSNETISDYVAGYHDGTLLFGKVLRERMLSKRNQRSYGNALSSNPFGNTTFEGMAGHYVLDEYGDRDANFSMIYTSTNSGKYQTLVMFDTSRNKTIVVDPNPALPWKGNRLPHDEPDNPSGLNMQEVIVIVLSVSIVVVTAIALIFYRQNRKERLRQKKWSHIDPQLIAPLDEREVSLKIDDERRNSMFFTHRGRYDKKPVILKELKHTDGDFTEDQRIELNTLLCIDYYNLTKFYGTVKFEYGVFGVFELCQRGSLRHILNDRISYPDDTFMDMEFKISVMYDIAKGMSYLHSSNIDVHGRLKSKNCVVDNRMVVKITDFGWHTILRPGRDVWTAPEHLRKGGVSQKGDVYSYAIIAHEIITRQAPFYTLDCSDPTEKIHRVQYPSGMSFFRPDLIFDTASDTELELYKLIRNCWDEDPERRPDFKKIELTLGKIFSNLHNQATETYMDNLIRRLQMYSRTLERLVEERTALYKAERDRADRLNFMLLPGPVVRSLKETGRVEPELFEEVTIYFSDIVGFTTLCHYSTPMEVVDMLNDIYKNFDGILDHHDVYKVETIGDAYMVASGLPKRNGTRHAVDIAHMALDILALVGTFELQHLPGIPLWIRIGVHSGPCAAGVVGKKMPRYCLFGDTVNTASRMESTGLPLRIHVSQSTINILQRTDCKFEYEKRGETYLKGKGKEMTYWLTGVTGGKYNLPTPPTAENFQRLQQDLAEMIVFSLEKRAGGSEGFENRTTLSAKLRRRETNSSLQTDSQPEYFHLAVTDNPNTYL is encoded by the exons ACTTAAACTTCACTTTGACCGCGACCTTCGATGGGTTCAACACCAGCGCGTACAAACGACAGGGCTGTGGGAGCAGCACCTGCGAGGGGGTGGCCATACTGAAGTTGCTGCAT AAAGCAGGTGAAGTTGGATGTGTCATGCTGGGACCTTCTTGCACTTATGCCACCTTCCAGTTAGTGGA TGATGACATTGGCCTGAGCCTGAGCATTCCCATCATCTCTGCCGGGAGCTTCGGTCTCTCATGTGACTACAAGACCAATCTGACCCGAATTCTGCCTCCAGCTCGCAAGATCTCAGCCCTTTTTTATCACTTTATCAAGGAATCCTTGCCATTTAAGGATGTTTGGAAGCAGGTCTATGTCTACAAAAAAGTCATCAACGCATCTGAGGACTGTTTCTG GTACATCAACGCACTGGAAGCACCTTCTGCCAATTTTGCCACAAAGACGAACAGAGTGATGCTGCGTGGGGAGGACGAGCTGAAGGCTGCCCTAACCTCAAGTAACAGACACAGCAACA TCTTCATCTTATGTGGAGGCCCTGATGACATTATTTCAATAAAGGGGAAGGTGGGCCCAATACACAAGGACATCATATTCATTCTCCTTGATATTTTCAA CCATGAGTATTACATCAACACAACAGCCAGTAAGGGTCTGGAGGACGTCCTGGTGGTCACTCTGCCACGGAGGAAATACGAATATGGCTCCAGCGTTTCCAACGAGACG ATAAGTGACTATGTGGCTGGGTATCATGATGGGACCCTGCTGTTTGGCAAAGTGTTGAGAGAGAGGATGCTCAGCAAACGAAACCAGAGATCCTATGGGAATGCTCTGAGCTCCAACCCATTTGGAAACACCACTTTTGAAG GAATGGCAGGACACTATGTGCTTGATGAATACGGTGACAGAGACGCTAACTTCTCCATGATTTATACATCGACCAACAGTGGAAAG taTCAAACTCTGGTAATGTTTGACACATCGCGGAATAAAACCATAGTGGTCGACCCAAACCCTGCCCTGCCGTGGAAAGGGAATCGCCTGCCTCATGACGAGCCAGACAATCCCTCTG GCTTAAACATGCAGGAGGTGATTGTGATCGTCCTGAGTGTCAGTATTGTGGTGGTGACAGCCATCGCTCTCATCTTctacag ACAGAACAGGAAAGAGCGTCTTAGGCAGAAGAAGTGGTCTCACATCGACCCACAACTGATTGCTCCCCTAGATGAGAGGGAGGTCTCTCTGAAG ATTGACGACGAGAGGAGGAACAGCATGTTCTTCACACACCGAGGACGCTATGACAAGAAG CCTGTAATCCtgaaagagctgaaacacacagatggaGATTTCACTGAGGATCAGAGAATTGAGCTCAACACT CTGCTGTGCATCGATTACTACAACCTGACTAAGTTCTACGGCACGGTCAAGTTTGAGTACGGTGTGTTTGGGGTGTTTGAGCTCTGTCAGAGAGGATCACTCAGG CACATTCTGAATGACAGGATCTCTTATCCAGACGACACCTTCATGGACATGGAGTTTAAGATATCAGTCATGTATGACATAGCAAAG GGCATGTCATATCTCCACTCCAGTAATATTGACGTCCACGGTCGCCTCAAGTCCAAAAACTGTGTGGTCGACAACCGCATGGTGGTCAAGATCACTGACTTTGGCTGGCACACCATCCTGAGGCCAGGCAGAG ATGTGTGGACGGCTCCTGAGCACCTTCGTAAGGGCGGGGTGTCCCAGAAAGGTGATGTCTACAGCTACGCCATCATTGCTCATGAGATTATTACGAGGCAGGCCCCGTTTTATACACTGGACTGCTCTGATCCCACAG AGAAGATCCACAGGGTGCAGTATCCCAGTGGGATGAGTTTCTTCAGACCCGACCTCATCTTTGACACTGCATCAGacacagagctggag ctgtataAGCTGATAAGAAACTGCTGGGATGAAGACCCAGAACGGAGACCAGACTTTAAGAAAATTGAGTTAACTCTGGGTAAGATTTTCAG CAACCTACACAACCAAGCCACTGAGACGTACATGGACAACCTGATCCGTCGCCTGCAGATGTATTCAAGGACTCTGGAGCGTCTGGTGGAGGAGAGGACGGCTTTGTACAAGGCTGAGAGGGACCGAGCTGATCGCCTCAATTTTATGCTACTTCCTGG CCCAGTGGTGCGTTCACTGAAGGAGACGGGCAGAGTGGAGCCAGAGCTGTTTGAGGAGGTGACCATTTATTTCAGCGACATTGTGGGATTCACCACCCTCTGCCATTACAGTACCCCCATGGAGGTGGTCGACATGCTCAACGACATCTACAAGAACTTTGACGGCATCCTGGACCACCATGATGTTTATAAG GTTGAGACAATAGGTGATGCATATATGGTTGCATCAGGTTTGCCCAAACGCAACGGCACCAGGCACGCTGTGGACATCGCCCACATGGCCCTGGACATCCTGGCACTTGTAGGGACATTTGAGCTGCAACACCTGCCTGGCATCCCTCTGTGGATCCGTATTGGGGTGCATTCAG GACCCTGTGCAGCAGGAGTGGTGGGGAAAAAGATGCCTCGCTATTGTCTGTTTGGAGATACAGTCAACACGGCTTCACGCATGGAGTCCACAGGGCTGC CTCTGAGAATTCATGTCAGTCAATCCACTATCAACATCCTGCAGAGGACAGACTGCAAGTTTGAGtatgaaaagagaggagagacgTACCTGAAG GGTAAAGGCAAAGAGATGACTTACTGGTTAACAGGGGTGACTGGGGGAAAATACAACCTGCCGACTCCACCAACAGC GGAGAACTTCCAGCGGCTCCAGCAGGACCTGGCCGAGATGATCGTGTTCAGTCTGGAGAAACGTGCAGGTGGAAGCGAGGGTTTCGAAAACAGAACGACCCTGTCCGCCAAGCTCCGCCGAAGGGAAACCAACAGCAGCCTGCAGACGGACAGCCAGCCAGAGTACTTCCACCTGGCTGTCACCGACAACCCCAATACCTACCTGTGA
- the plbd1a gene encoding phospholipase B-like 1, which produces MLLVNRLYVFLLSSLVATVASDKMTAATVYWDPQHKIVQLKEGVMETEGDAYGYLNNTLSSTGWSVLEIRAGYGKTPETDEIIFFLAGYLEGFLTAQQIMDHYTNMYPQLIHDPKVLSPVQSFMSKQDSWVREQVKLNKSSDPLWRHAGFIIAQMDGLQAGVADWAKQQGKKPLPLFAMQFLNAVGDLLDLIPALVPTSKHSLRDFKRPGMGHCSALIKMLPGFENLLFAHSSWFTYAATMRIYKHWDFHITEPHTATGKLSFSSYPGFLVSLDDFYLLGSGLMMTQTTNNVFNSSLFDNITPSSLLAWQRVRLANSLAHSGEEWANIFSKYNSGTYNNQYMVLDRSKVKLGDSVDDGALTVVEQIPGLVEYSDQTQALRRGYWPSYNIPFHHNIYTLSGYRKMWEEYGEDFSYDLCPRAKIFRRDQASVKDLDSLKYIMRFNAYKKDPYSKGDPCKSICCRNDLESKGPTPDGCYDTKVTDFQMATDFNAEAVNGPTTQDGLWPFFWDKFGSISHQGLPRFYNFTFIRMQPRLFMP; this is translated from the exons ATGCTTTTAGTAAACAGGCTGTACGTCTTTCTTCTATCCAGCCTGGTTGCGACCGTCGCCTCTGACA AGATGACAGCAGCCACAGTGTACTGGGACCCACAACACAAGATCGTGCAACTGAAGGAGGGAGTTATGGAGACTGAGGGGGATGCATACGGGTACCTGAACAATACCCTGTCCAGCACAGGCTGGAGCGTCCTAGAGATCCGGGCCGGCTATGGAAAGACTCCTGAGACAGATGAGATCATCTTCTTCCTGGCGGGCTACCTTGAAGGCTTCCTCACTGCCCA GCAGATAATGGACCACTACACCAACATGTATCCTCAGCTCATTCATGATCCAAAAGTCCTCAGCCCAGTTCAGAGTTTCATGTC GAAGCAGGACTCATGGGTCAGAGAGCAGGTGAAGCTGAACAAGAGCTCGGACCCTCTGTGGAGACACGCAGGCTTCATCATAGCCCAGATGGACGGACTACAAGCAGGAGTGGCCGACTGGGCCAAGCAGCAAGGGAAGAAG CCCCTGCCCCTCTTTGCCATGCAGTTCCTGAATGCAGTTGGAGACCTGCTGGATCTGATCCCAGCCCTGGTTCCCACCTCCAAACATTCGCTCCGAGACTTCAAACGTCCGGGCATGGGACACTGttctgcactcatcaag ATGCTTCCTGGCTTTGAGAACCTGCTGTTTGCACACTCCAGCTGGTTCACGTATGCTGCCACCATGCGGATCTACAAACACTGGGACTTCCACATCACTGAGCCTCACACAGCCACGGGGAAACTGTCCTTCAGCAGCTACCCAG GTTTCCTGGTGTCTCTGGATGACTTCTACCTGCTGGGCAGTGGCCTGATGATGACCCAGACCACCAACAATGTCTTCAACTCCTCTCTTTTTGACAACATCACCCCCAGCAGCCTGCTGGCCTGGCAGAGGGTCAGACTGGCCAACAGTCTGGCACATAGCGGGGAAGAGTGGGCCAACATCTTCTCTAAGTACAACTCTG GCACCTACAACAACCAGTACATGGTGCTGGACCGGAGCAAGGTGAAGCTGGGTGACAGTGTTGATGACGGTGCTCTGACTGTAGTTGAGCAGATTCCTGGGCTGGTGGAGTATTCTGACCAGACGCAGGCTCTGCGCAGAG GCTACTGGCCATCCTACAACATTCCCTTCCACCACAATATCTACACACTAAGTGGTTATAGAAAAATGTGGGAGGAGTATGGAGAGGACTTCTCTTACGATCTCTGTCCCAGAGCCAAGATTTTCCGCCGTGATCAGGCCAGTGTCAAGGACCTGGACTCCCTGAAGTACATCATGAGGTTCAACG CCTACAAGAAGGATCCGTACTCCAAAGGTGACCCCTGCAAATCCATCTGCTGCCGAAACGACCTGGAGTCAAAGGGTCCAACACCAGACGGCTGCTACGACACTAAG GTGACAGATTTCCAAATGGCTACGGACTTCAATGCAGAGGCGGTGAACGGGCCGACCACACAGGATGGACTCTGGCCGTTCTTTTGGGATAAATTTGGTAGCATCAGCCACCAGGGCCTGCCACGGTTCTACAACTTCACCTTCATCAGGATGCAGCCTCGTCTCTTCATGCcatga
- the gucy2ca gene encoding heat-stable enterotoxin receptor isoform X1, producing MMYSSYSLPYLGVLILAAFANDLLDECLSSNRSYTMNVVLLEDNTYEWSREFVQEAVEQAIEKDWLENIKHDLNFTLTATFDGFNTSAYKRQGCGSSTCEGVAILKLLHKAGEVGCVMLGPSCTYATFQLVDDDIGLSLSIPIISAGSFGLSCDYKTNLTRILPPARKISALFYHFIKESLPFKDVWKQVYVYKKVINASEDCFWYINALEAPSANFATKTNRVMLRGEDELKAALTSSNRHSNIFILCGGPDDIISIKGKVGPIHKDIIFILLDIFNHEYYINTTASKGLEDVLVVTLPRRKYEYGSSVSNETISDYVAGYHDGTLLFGKVLRERMLSKRNQRSYGNALSSNPFGNTTFEGMAGHYVLDEYGDRDANFSMIYTSTNSGKYQTLVMFDTSRNKTIVVDPNPALPWKGNRLPHDEPDNPSGLNMQEVIVIVLSVSIVVVTAIALIFYRQNRKERLRQKKWSHIDPQLIAPLDEREVSLKIDDERRNSMFFTHRGRYDKKPVILKELKHTDGDFTEDQRIELNTLLCIDYYNLTKFYGTVKFEYGVFGVFELCQRGSLRHILNDRISYPDDTFMDMEFKISVMYDIAKGMSYLHSSNIDVHGRLKSKNCVVDNRMVVKITDFGWHTILRPGRDVWTAPEHLRKGGVSQKGDVYSYAIIAHEIITRQAPFYTLDCSDPTEKIHRVQYPSGMSFFRPDLIFDTASDTELELYKLIRNCWDEDPERRPDFKKIELTLGKIFSNLHNQATETYMDNLIRRLQMYSRTLERLVEERTALYKAERDRADRLNFMLLPGPVVRSLKETGRVEPELFEEVTIYFSDIVGFTTLCHYSTPMEVVDMLNDIYKNFDGILDHHDVYKVETIGDAYMVASGLPKRNGTRHAVDIAHMALDILALVGTFELQHLPGIPLWIRIGVHSGPCAAGVVGKKMPRYCLFGDTVNTASRMESTGLPLRIHVSQSTINILQRTDCKFEYEKRGETYLKGKGKEMTYWLTGVTGGKYNLPTPPTAENFQRLQQDLAEMIVFSLEKRAGGSEGFENRTTLSAKLRRRETNSSLQTDSQPEYFHLAVTDNPNTYL from the exons ACTTAAACTTCACTTTGACCGCGACCTTCGATGGGTTCAACACCAGCGCGTACAAACGACAGGGCTGTGGGAGCAGCACCTGCGAGGGGGTGGCCATACTGAAGTTGCTGCAT AAAGCAGGTGAAGTTGGATGTGTCATGCTGGGACCTTCTTGCACTTATGCCACCTTCCAGTTAGTGGA TGATGACATTGGCCTGAGCCTGAGCATTCCCATCATCTCTGCCGGGAGCTTCGGTCTCTCATGTGACTACAAGACCAATCTGACCCGAATTCTGCCTCCAGCTCGCAAGATCTCAGCCCTTTTTTATCACTTTATCAAGGAATCCTTGCCATTTAAGGATGTTTGGAAGCAGGTCTATGTCTACAAAAAAGTCATCAACGCATCTGAGGACTGTTTCTG GTACATCAACGCACTGGAAGCACCTTCTGCCAATTTTGCCACAAAGACGAACAGAGTGATGCTGCGTGGGGAGGACGAGCTGAAGGCTGCCCTAACCTCAAGTAACAGACACAGCAACA TCTTCATCTTATGTGGAGGCCCTGATGACATTATTTCAATAAAGGGGAAGGTGGGCCCAATACACAAGGACATCATATTCATTCTCCTTGATATTTTCAA CCATGAGTATTACATCAACACAACAGCCAGTAAGGGTCTGGAGGACGTCCTGGTGGTCACTCTGCCACGGAGGAAATACGAATATGGCTCCAGCGTTTCCAACGAGACG ATAAGTGACTATGTGGCTGGGTATCATGATGGGACCCTGCTGTTTGGCAAAGTGTTGAGAGAGAGGATGCTCAGCAAACGAAACCAGAGATCCTATGGGAATGCTCTGAGCTCCAACCCATTTGGAAACACCACTTTTGAAG GAATGGCAGGACACTATGTGCTTGATGAATACGGTGACAGAGACGCTAACTTCTCCATGATTTATACATCGACCAACAGTGGAAAG taTCAAACTCTGGTAATGTTTGACACATCGCGGAATAAAACCATAGTGGTCGACCCAAACCCTGCCCTGCCGTGGAAAGGGAATCGCCTGCCTCATGACGAGCCAGACAATCCCTCTG GCTTAAACATGCAGGAGGTGATTGTGATCGTCCTGAGTGTCAGTATTGTGGTGGTGACAGCCATCGCTCTCATCTTctacag ACAGAACAGGAAAGAGCGTCTTAGGCAGAAGAAGTGGTCTCACATCGACCCACAACTGATTGCTCCCCTAGATGAGAGGGAGGTCTCTCTGAAG ATTGACGACGAGAGGAGGAACAGCATGTTCTTCACACACCGAGGACGCTATGACAAGAAG CCTGTAATCCtgaaagagctgaaacacacagatggaGATTTCACTGAGGATCAGAGAATTGAGCTCAACACT CTGCTGTGCATCGATTACTACAACCTGACTAAGTTCTACGGCACGGTCAAGTTTGAGTACGGTGTGTTTGGGGTGTTTGAGCTCTGTCAGAGAGGATCACTCAGG CACATTCTGAATGACAGGATCTCTTATCCAGACGACACCTTCATGGACATGGAGTTTAAGATATCAGTCATGTATGACATAGCAAAG GGCATGTCATATCTCCACTCCAGTAATATTGACGTCCACGGTCGCCTCAAGTCCAAAAACTGTGTGGTCGACAACCGCATGGTGGTCAAGATCACTGACTTTGGCTGGCACACCATCCTGAGGCCAGGCAGAG ATGTGTGGACGGCTCCTGAGCACCTTCGTAAGGGCGGGGTGTCCCAGAAAGGTGATGTCTACAGCTACGCCATCATTGCTCATGAGATTATTACGAGGCAGGCCCCGTTTTATACACTGGACTGCTCTGATCCCACAG AGAAGATCCACAGGGTGCAGTATCCCAGTGGGATGAGTTTCTTCAGACCCGACCTCATCTTTGACACTGCATCAGacacagagctggag ctgtataAGCTGATAAGAAACTGCTGGGATGAAGACCCAGAACGGAGACCAGACTTTAAGAAAATTGAGTTAACTCTGGGTAAGATTTTCAG CAACCTACACAACCAAGCCACTGAGACGTACATGGACAACCTGATCCGTCGCCTGCAGATGTATTCAAGGACTCTGGAGCGTCTGGTGGAGGAGAGGACGGCTTTGTACAAGGCTGAGAGGGACCGAGCTGATCGCCTCAATTTTATGCTACTTCCTGG CCCAGTGGTGCGTTCACTGAAGGAGACGGGCAGAGTGGAGCCAGAGCTGTTTGAGGAGGTGACCATTTATTTCAGCGACATTGTGGGATTCACCACCCTCTGCCATTACAGTACCCCCATGGAGGTGGTCGACATGCTCAACGACATCTACAAGAACTTTGACGGCATCCTGGACCACCATGATGTTTATAAG GTTGAGACAATAGGTGATGCATATATGGTTGCATCAGGTTTGCCCAAACGCAACGGCACCAGGCACGCTGTGGACATCGCCCACATGGCCCTGGACATCCTGGCACTTGTAGGGACATTTGAGCTGCAACACCTGCCTGGCATCCCTCTGTGGATCCGTATTGGGGTGCATTCAG GACCCTGTGCAGCAGGAGTGGTGGGGAAAAAGATGCCTCGCTATTGTCTGTTTGGAGATACAGTCAACACGGCTTCACGCATGGAGTCCACAGGGCTGC CTCTGAGAATTCATGTCAGTCAATCCACTATCAACATCCTGCAGAGGACAGACTGCAAGTTTGAGtatgaaaagagaggagagacgTACCTGAAG GGTAAAGGCAAAGAGATGACTTACTGGTTAACAGGGGTGACTGGGGGAAAATACAACCTGCCGACTCCACCAACAGC GGAGAACTTCCAGCGGCTCCAGCAGGACCTGGCCGAGATGATCGTGTTCAGTCTGGAGAAACGTGCAGGTGGAAGCGAGGGTTTCGAAAACAGAACGACCCTGTCCGCCAAGCTCCGCCGAAGGGAAACCAACAGCAGCCTGCAGACGGACAGCCAGCCAGAGTACTTCCACCTGGCTGTCACCGACAACCCCAATACCTACCTGTGA
- the gucy2ca gene encoding heat-stable enterotoxin receptor isoform X3 gives MLGPSCTYATFQLVDDDIGLSLSIPIISAGSFGLSCDYKTNLTRILPPARKISALFYHFIKESLPFKDVWKQVYVYKKVINASEDCFWYINALEAPSANFATKTNRVMLRGEDELKAALTSSNRHSNIFILCGGPDDIISIKGKVGPIHKDIIFILLDIFNHEYYINTTASKGLEDVLVVTLPRRKYEYGSSVSNETISDYVAGYHDGTLLFGKVLRERMLSKRNQRSYGNALSSNPFGNTTFEGMAGHYVLDEYGDRDANFSMIYTSTNSGKYQTLVMFDTSRNKTIVVDPNPALPWKGNRLPHDEPDNPSGLNMQEVIVIVLSVSIVVVTAIALIFYRQNRKERLRQKKWSHIDPQLIAPLDEREVSLKIDDERRNSMFFTHRGRYDKKPVILKELKHTDGDFTEDQRIELNTLLCIDYYNLTKFYGTVKFEYGVFGVFELCQRGSLRHILNDRISYPDDTFMDMEFKISVMYDIAKGMSYLHSSNIDVHGRLKSKNCVVDNRMVVKITDFGWHTILRPGRDVWTAPEHLRKGGVSQKGDVYSYAIIAHEIITRQAPFYTLDCSDPTEKIHRVQYPSGMSFFRPDLIFDTASDTELELYKLIRNCWDEDPERRPDFKKIELTLGKIFSNLHNQATETYMDNLIRRLQMYSRTLERLVEERTALYKAERDRADRLNFMLLPGPVVRSLKETGRVEPELFEEVTIYFSDIVGFTTLCHYSTPMEVVDMLNDIYKNFDGILDHHDVYKVETIGDAYMVASGLPKRNGTRHAVDIAHMALDILALVGTFELQHLPGIPLWIRIGVHSGPCAAGVVGKKMPRYCLFGDTVNTASRMESTGLPLRIHVSQSTINILQRTDCKFEYEKRGETYLKGKGKEMTYWLTGVTGGKYNLPTPPTAENFQRLQQDLAEMIVFSLEKRAGGSEGFENRTTLSAKLRRRETNSSLQTDSQPEYFHLAVTDNPNTYL, from the exons ATGCTGGGACCTTCTTGCACTTATGCCACCTTCCAGTTAGTGGA TGATGACATTGGCCTGAGCCTGAGCATTCCCATCATCTCTGCCGGGAGCTTCGGTCTCTCATGTGACTACAAGACCAATCTGACCCGAATTCTGCCTCCAGCTCGCAAGATCTCAGCCCTTTTTTATCACTTTATCAAGGAATCCTTGCCATTTAAGGATGTTTGGAAGCAGGTCTATGTCTACAAAAAAGTCATCAACGCATCTGAGGACTGTTTCTG GTACATCAACGCACTGGAAGCACCTTCTGCCAATTTTGCCACAAAGACGAACAGAGTGATGCTGCGTGGGGAGGACGAGCTGAAGGCTGCCCTAACCTCAAGTAACAGACACAGCAACA TCTTCATCTTATGTGGAGGCCCTGATGACATTATTTCAATAAAGGGGAAGGTGGGCCCAATACACAAGGACATCATATTCATTCTCCTTGATATTTTCAA CCATGAGTATTACATCAACACAACAGCCAGTAAGGGTCTGGAGGACGTCCTGGTGGTCACTCTGCCACGGAGGAAATACGAATATGGCTCCAGCGTTTCCAACGAGACG ATAAGTGACTATGTGGCTGGGTATCATGATGGGACCCTGCTGTTTGGCAAAGTGTTGAGAGAGAGGATGCTCAGCAAACGAAACCAGAGATCCTATGGGAATGCTCTGAGCTCCAACCCATTTGGAAACACCACTTTTGAAG GAATGGCAGGACACTATGTGCTTGATGAATACGGTGACAGAGACGCTAACTTCTCCATGATTTATACATCGACCAACAGTGGAAAG taTCAAACTCTGGTAATGTTTGACACATCGCGGAATAAAACCATAGTGGTCGACCCAAACCCTGCCCTGCCGTGGAAAGGGAATCGCCTGCCTCATGACGAGCCAGACAATCCCTCTG GCTTAAACATGCAGGAGGTGATTGTGATCGTCCTGAGTGTCAGTATTGTGGTGGTGACAGCCATCGCTCTCATCTTctacag ACAGAACAGGAAAGAGCGTCTTAGGCAGAAGAAGTGGTCTCACATCGACCCACAACTGATTGCTCCCCTAGATGAGAGGGAGGTCTCTCTGAAG ATTGACGACGAGAGGAGGAACAGCATGTTCTTCACACACCGAGGACGCTATGACAAGAAG CCTGTAATCCtgaaagagctgaaacacacagatggaGATTTCACTGAGGATCAGAGAATTGAGCTCAACACT CTGCTGTGCATCGATTACTACAACCTGACTAAGTTCTACGGCACGGTCAAGTTTGAGTACGGTGTGTTTGGGGTGTTTGAGCTCTGTCAGAGAGGATCACTCAGG CACATTCTGAATGACAGGATCTCTTATCCAGACGACACCTTCATGGACATGGAGTTTAAGATATCAGTCATGTATGACATAGCAAAG GGCATGTCATATCTCCACTCCAGTAATATTGACGTCCACGGTCGCCTCAAGTCCAAAAACTGTGTGGTCGACAACCGCATGGTGGTCAAGATCACTGACTTTGGCTGGCACACCATCCTGAGGCCAGGCAGAG ATGTGTGGACGGCTCCTGAGCACCTTCGTAAGGGCGGGGTGTCCCAGAAAGGTGATGTCTACAGCTACGCCATCATTGCTCATGAGATTATTACGAGGCAGGCCCCGTTTTATACACTGGACTGCTCTGATCCCACAG AGAAGATCCACAGGGTGCAGTATCCCAGTGGGATGAGTTTCTTCAGACCCGACCTCATCTTTGACACTGCATCAGacacagagctggag ctgtataAGCTGATAAGAAACTGCTGGGATGAAGACCCAGAACGGAGACCAGACTTTAAGAAAATTGAGTTAACTCTGGGTAAGATTTTCAG CAACCTACACAACCAAGCCACTGAGACGTACATGGACAACCTGATCCGTCGCCTGCAGATGTATTCAAGGACTCTGGAGCGTCTGGTGGAGGAGAGGACGGCTTTGTACAAGGCTGAGAGGGACCGAGCTGATCGCCTCAATTTTATGCTACTTCCTGG CCCAGTGGTGCGTTCACTGAAGGAGACGGGCAGAGTGGAGCCAGAGCTGTTTGAGGAGGTGACCATTTATTTCAGCGACATTGTGGGATTCACCACCCTCTGCCATTACAGTACCCCCATGGAGGTGGTCGACATGCTCAACGACATCTACAAGAACTTTGACGGCATCCTGGACCACCATGATGTTTATAAG GTTGAGACAATAGGTGATGCATATATGGTTGCATCAGGTTTGCCCAAACGCAACGGCACCAGGCACGCTGTGGACATCGCCCACATGGCCCTGGACATCCTGGCACTTGTAGGGACATTTGAGCTGCAACACCTGCCTGGCATCCCTCTGTGGATCCGTATTGGGGTGCATTCAG GACCCTGTGCAGCAGGAGTGGTGGGGAAAAAGATGCCTCGCTATTGTCTGTTTGGAGATACAGTCAACACGGCTTCACGCATGGAGTCCACAGGGCTGC CTCTGAGAATTCATGTCAGTCAATCCACTATCAACATCCTGCAGAGGACAGACTGCAAGTTTGAGtatgaaaagagaggagagacgTACCTGAAG GGTAAAGGCAAAGAGATGACTTACTGGTTAACAGGGGTGACTGGGGGAAAATACAACCTGCCGACTCCACCAACAGC GGAGAACTTCCAGCGGCTCCAGCAGGACCTGGCCGAGATGATCGTGTTCAGTCTGGAGAAACGTGCAGGTGGAAGCGAGGGTTTCGAAAACAGAACGACCCTGTCCGCCAAGCTCCGCCGAAGGGAAACCAACAGCAGCCTGCAGACGGACAGCCAGCCAGAGTACTTCCACCTGGCTGTCACCGACAACCCCAATACCTACCTGTGA